The following coding sequences lie in one Salvelinus fontinalis isolate EN_2023a unplaced genomic scaffold, ASM2944872v1 scaffold_0028, whole genome shotgun sequence genomic window:
- the LOC129842279 gene encoding methionine synthase-like: MGMFAVAVFGAEELSKQFETQGDDYNSIMVKALADRLAEAFAEELHARVRRELWAYSVEENLPAEEMHRIRYEGIRPAAGYPSQPDHTEKTAMWTLGEVEDKTGIKLTESLAMTPAAAVSGLYFSNPKATYFAVGKITREQVEDYAGRKEMPVSEVERWLGPILGYDTD; the protein is encoded by the exons ATGGGGATGTTTGCTGTAGCTGTGTTCGGAGCGGAGGAGCTGAGCAAACAGTTTGAGACACAGGGAGACGACTACAACAGTATCATGGTCAAGGCTTTGGCTGACCGCCTGGCtgag GCGTTTGCTGAGGAGCTCCACGCCAGGGTGCGTCGGGAGCTGTGGGCCTATAGCGTGGAGGAGAACCTCCCGGCTGAGGAGATGCACAGGATCCGTTACGAGGGCATCAGGCCGGCCGCGGGATACCCCTCCCAGCCTGACCACACAGAGAAGACCGCCATGTGGACGCTGGGCGAGGTGGAGGACAAGACGG GTATCAAGTTGACTGAGTCTTTGGCCATGACCCCAGCAGCTGCTGTCTCTGGGCTGTACTTCTCGAACCCTAAAGCGACCTACTTCGCAGTGGGAAAGATCACCAGAGAGCAG GTGGAGGACTATGCTGGGAGGAAAGAGATGCCAGTGTCAGAGGTGGAACGCTGGCTGGGGCCAATCCTGGGCTACGACACTGACTGA